The window CATCAACGCGTTTCAGTTGATCGGAATGTCTTCCTTTCTTGACTTGTCTGGTTTCTTTGAACAAGAGGTACGTATTCATTTTGCTATGTTTCAAAAGTTATGCCCTGCTTGAGACAGTACTATTTATACTAAAACAAAGTTTTATTTTCCAATTCTCAGAATGTATCAGAGAGGAGAATAAGATTTACTTCAAATAGCTCAGCAAAAGATTTACTGGAGAAAATCGAAAACTCAGTTACAGAAATGGGATTCAGTGTACAAAAGAAAAATGCAAAGGTGAGTCTTCACTATTATGTGTTCTTCCTCTTTCTTTGCTAGTTGAATTTGTagagtttaaaaaaatttaaactgttttattttttgttttgttttgttttacagTTGAAAGTAAAGCAAGAAGAACATAACCAGAAGGGTCAAGTTGGTTTATCAGTAACAGCTGAGGTATGTTACATAATAATATTTCACTATCTTTAGCCTATTTAGTGATTACATTGaactaagcaaaaaaaaaaccaattgTATGAATAAACAGGTTTTCGAGATAAAGCCGTCACTGAACGTGGTTGAGTTAAGAAAATCTTATGGCGATTCATCTTTGTATAGACAGGTATGCTACTAACTATATTGTGATTTCTGTGTGTTAAGGACTATAAAAATTGAAGTTAATATTTGGGTTTGGTGCAGTTGTACGAGAGACTATTAAAAGAAGTAGGCACTTCCTCGCCGGAACAAGAGCTAGTAACATAGAATGTGTTGGTGTTTTCGGCTAAAGATTATGTATAGTCGAATAAGTATGGTACACCAACGATGTTAATAACTTTTCATTTATGTAAATAGACAAAGAGCTCAGATTTGTATAATTAGTGCGAAAATTTGcattaatatatagaaaaaaagttGGCTAAAGTCGCCTCTTAAGTTGGCCAAAGCCAAATGGTGGTGCATAACAATAACCTGTTGcagttaaatattttatatatctcaACTTGTTCCGGATTGTGGAAATCGTCTAGGCTCAGCAAGGTCTGTGGATCAACAATTAAAGCTGTCGTGAATTTCATTAAGATTTACATTAGTAGAATAAAGCCTTAAATCACTCAACATGAGAACCATATACTGCGTTACAGCTTTATCCGAGTGCTTCTTGATGAATTCTTCATCTTTGAATAGAGCGTTCCATCGCTTGCAAGTAAAGCCTAATCGTCTCAGAGACGTCGCCCGAACTTTAGAGAGTATTTCATCTTCAAGATCCAATGGTAGATGGAGCAATTTTAATGTTTCTCCTGTCATCTCCAAGAAATTCAAAGAAAGCGCGCTGGTTATTAGGGTTTTGGCTTTCACGTTTGCCCTTGTAATAACTAGTCTCTTATATAGAGACCATTAACTAATAGTCTTTGTATTTTACAACGTGGACTATGTTGGTACATAATTTATATGTACATAATTTATCACCAAATTTATGGTGAACTAGGTGTATCGCCCGCACGTGCGGGCATATAGATTTTATAACTACTTATTAATACATGTattactaattaaaaatataattttaaattattatttatgttttcattgaaAATTCTTATgtattagaaatttttaaaattcctttgtacacactatattcattattaataaataataaataaatcttaGAAATCACTTGATATTCTCTTTCAATTATGtagaattaataattttatttaatatttagtcatgtattttctgtttttgaacttttaaccattttattaaaaaatatatatttttgcataACAACACAATATTGTTCCAAAAAaggataacaacacaatatatatatatatatatatatatatatatatatatatatatttttaagaattttatttttattttaaatatattttaaaattatggataatttttatttttattaattgtaaacacttatctaattaaataaacactaaattcgtttttatttaatctaatttatttaatttatttagtaagggtataaacgatattaactgtgctaacttttaacgtgagagcttcgTTCtcaaaatttacttcgcaaataatagtatagattgtgtttgatagaaaattgaatataattGGATGAATTATGGGGTTGTTCCTTAAGCTTCTTAAGGAAGGCTTGCCTGCCAATGCACATAGATAAACTTGTGATATAACGCTGGTCGGTCTCATGAACACCCTTTCTTCATATGTCGCTTCTTCGAATGTAAGACATTTAGTTTTGAAGTTCTTGAATTCTTTTACTCCAACGTATAAACGAATCAATCATCAGAAACTCTCGTTtcataattctcaaaaattgcTCAACAATGAAAAAAGAACCTACGTACAAACAAGGCATTTAACGATCAAGAGATAAAACATCAACGATTAAGACATATACAACAACACGGCAACACTCAAACGTACACTATCTGGACACATTCAAAACTATAAACAGTCAAAACCGAAACATTAATTGAAGACAAGTCcacaaaaaacattaaaaagatTAAATATTCAAAGATGTGTATAATGTAAAGATCAACCCAAAACATTCAACACTGAAAAATCCTTTCcggtggtttttttttttttttgtgcaactccTTTCCGGTGGTTTATAACCACTAATGCcggttttttctttttcgttcTCGTGTCATTACTCCACCCTGTTGGATTCGAACCAAGCTTGGAACATAATTGTGAATAACTGGACGCAAAAATTGCAATCTAGATTCTCCTACGGGTATTTTCATTAACAGATTGTCCTCTCCAACAATGTATACCATGTCTGTATTCCTCTTATTCCTATAATCCTGATCGCATAACACGGCCACTTTCTTCTCCTCGTCCATAAAGAAACTTGAGACAATTGTAAGATCTATCTGAGGATTATTCTCGTCTAGTTCCAGTGATAAAAACTTGCTCCACGACACAACTTTGGTCTGATCAATCTTATCATGTATCGTCATCCATATCTCAATCTTTGGACGTGTATTGAAAACACTGCCATGTAATACTGATAGTTGTTCTTCTCTAACAACTGAGAGAGCTGTAGCAACACAATCATCATCGACACTCGGAAAAGGAATAGACAAACACCTAAACTTCTCTGTTGAAAAATCGAAAGTAAGTAAGATATCTTCTTCATAGTTTTTATGGGCAATCCAATAAATATTCCCCTTCAAAGACACTCCCTTTGATGTTACGCTGCAGTTTTTGGGGACCACGTCATTAAGATGCTTCCACGAATGAGACTCAAAATCATAGACTCCATGGTCAACAACTTGATAATCTTCAAGACTGTACCTCAAGATTTTATAGGTTTGGCAAGACTTGTTATTTTCGTATCCAAGAACAAACTTGGAATCATCCTTGTAATGATCACTGTATGGGATCCACCTGATTTGGCCAGTAAAAGGGTTCCAAACCACGAGTTTTAAGTCCGTGGTAGTGCATAACAATAACCCGTTGCagtgaaatattttatatatcttgAATTGTTCCGGATTGTGGAAATCGTTTAGGCTCAGCAACGTTTGTGGATCAACAACGTTGTCGTGAATCCCATTGAGATTTACATTCATTGAATAAACCTTTGAATCACTCAACGTGAG is drawn from Brassica rapa cultivar Chiifu-401-42 chromosome A05, CAAS_Brap_v3.01, whole genome shotgun sequence and contains these coding sequences:
- the LOC103869682 gene encoding putative F-box protein At3g17500 produces the protein MTRDALRLLYLPWDLVIEILSRVPTTSVRRLRFTCKRWNALFKDQEFIKKHMDKAPKQCKVLTLSDSKVYSMNVNLNGIHDNVVDPQTLLSLNDFHNPEQFKIYKIFHCNGLLLCTTTDLKLVVWNPFTGQIRWIPYSDHYKDDSKFVLGYENNKSCQTYKILRYSLEDYQVVDHGVYDFESHSWKHLNDVVPKNCSVTSKGVSLKGNIYWIAHKNYEEDILLTFDFSTEKFRCLSIPFPSVDDDCVATALSVVREEQLSVLHGSVFNTRPKIEIWMTIHDKIDQTKVVSWSKFLSLELDENNPQIDLTIVSSFFMDEEKKVAVLCDQDYRNKRNTDMIVYV